CAGTCGCCTAAAGTTGCGCAACCCACCATCTATTACATGTATAATGGGAAAATAAGTCGAAATACAATGCCAATGGCACAGCATGACCACAATGAAAGTAGCAaggggtaccagtctgtttagctatcgTTCCACTCCATGTCATGCTAAACAATTTTTGCTAATGGTACAGGTTCTGGATTTCAGGTTAAGATTAAAGGGGTTAGTTACAAGTATCTTTGGCATGACCTCTTTCATGTGTTATTATCAGGGCTGTATTTGTGAAGAAACACCACACTGTAAGATTTGTTTACCTTCAAAGAGTGAGCCTGCCAACAAAAAAGTTGACATTGGAGCTTTAACCATTTTTAATGAAGCAATCTATCCCTATAATATGCCAATACATAATAATTTCAGGATATCAGATAATTAAGAGTCCAGAGCTTTATTTAACACATTTATCATATTGACATTTAGGTCGACATAAGCCAGCCATCCACGTCATGTAGGACATTATACTGTAATTGTGTAGTCTGTGAttacattcaaatcaaattttatttgtcacatacacatggttagcagatgtgtagcgaaatacttgtgcttctagttccgaccatgcagtaactGTCGGTAGTGACAGATCATGATGAAATTAAGTCTACCACTTGTTTCTGTGTTTCCAGCatccaggaggagaggaggttctGGTGGAGCAGGCAGGTGCAGATGCCACAGAGAGCTTCGAGGATGTTGGTCACTCTACAGATGCCAGAGAGTTGCTTATCCAGTACTACATTGGGGAGCTCCATATGGTACAGAGATTGCTTTCTCTCAACTGTTGAACTCTCAATCATTGAAACATAGTTTTCGATTAATGATGGAACAAAAAAATAATCTGTGCCATGATTTATTCTGATCGTAAAAGTGTGTAAATGATTATTTCACCCTGTCTTTTAGGATGACCGGAAGAAGGACGGCACAAAGGTAAAGTATTCAAGTAAATGTTCTGTAAAAATGTTTTATAATAATGTAACACCTATTTTACTAATGCTAACTCTTGAACTTTGttttatcaacaacaacaaaaattctcCCACAGGAAGAATTCATTACAACAGGAGATGGCTCCAGGTCAGTCATAAGCGATAAGAATTTGATTATTCCATTTGCATTGACGAAGTATTCTGTCTCCTAATCATTCTTCACTGAGCTGTGTTTGTTCCCTGGCTGAATGTTTAagtgctctctgtctttctctagcTCGTGGACCACATGGTTGATACCTGCCATAGCTGCAGTTGTTGTGGGTATCATGTATCGATACTACATGCTGGAGCGCAAGTCTTCCTGAGCCCTGACGCTGTCGTCGCTTCTCATTCTTTCTGTCTGGAGGCCTTGATATGTTTGACCAAACCCCCCTTGCATTGAACGTACACAACTTTTCAGAGGTGTCCCACTCAACTCATACAGTGCCCTCACCTTgaaggaaagggagggaaagGATAAAACAATCCCCTTGCCCCTCTGCTTTCTTTTCTAGACCTCACCCAACAGGCTGTGGGGTGAGATGCATCTGGAAACTTTCTCCCCTTAGTCTCTAAATTGTTTTCTAATCTATTCATATTATTTACGCACTCTGCCTTTTGATACTTATTGTGTGGTGTCTTTTTAAGTTAGTTATTCATATGCAAGTGATCTCAACTGTAATGTATATCTGCAAACTCTTGTCGCTATCTGCTTTGTGGGACTGTGTGGTGTCTTTTTAAGTTAGTTATTCATATGCAAGTGATCTCAACTGTAATGTATATCTGCAAACTCTTGTCGCTATCTGCTTTGTGGGACttgtacagtgagctccaaaagtattgggacagtgatttttgttgttgttttggctctactCCAGCACTTTAgattttaaatgatacaatgaGTATGTGGTTAAGGTGCAGACTGTCAGGgtgttttcatccatatcgggtgaactgtttagaaattaaaacactttttgtacatagtccccccattttaggagaCCAaatgggacaaattcacttgtgtattaaagTTGTAGAAAgtgaagtatttggtcccatattcatagcacgcaatgactacattaagGTTGTGATtctacaaatttgttggatgcatttgtttgttttggttgtgtatCAGATTATTTTGTACCCAATAGGGATGAATGGTATATAGTGTATTATTGTGCAATTtcggagtcacttttattgtaaataagaatataatacgtttctaaacacttctacattaatgtgaatgctaccatgattacggataattcTCATTGAATCGTGAATGAGTGAGAAATACATAttttacccccaagacatgctaacctctcaccattagaataacgggaggttagcattttggggGGCGATATATTTGTGCATCTAACtttctcatcattattcacaattcattcaggattatccatagtcatgatagcatccacattaatggatGCTATcatgggcacaaaataatctgaaacacaaccaaaacaaacaaagcAAAGCAACaaagcaaatgcatccaacacatttgtcccaatacttttagtcccctaaaatggggggagaCTATGTATAACAAACGTctacactttaacctcatagtccttagcatttaaaaaaaaaaagaaaaattggGACTTTGCTGTCCCAAAACTTTTAgagctctctgtatttctctcttgtTTGTTCAGACATGTTTAGTGGCTAACCCCACCATCTCTATGCTATAGGTCTAGGAAGTATAAATATATTTGTGTGTAGTAGAGCATGGCAACCTATGGGGTTATGGGGTCATATCTATAAGAATGAATGCTGTTTTCTTACACTGAGAAATCTGATTAGCATGTTTTTTTAGTTTAGGTTAAGTTGCATACTCCTCATGAGTCTTAATTCTCCTCAGACTGCTGCCCAGTATTTCATATCTGGTGACTGAATAACATAGGAAAAGCTATCGGTTTGCTTGAGAATAGATTGTCATGCAATTTGTCATTTCAAACTTTAAAAAGTATAATTGATTTGAACCAATGACTTGATTGAACAGTATGCCTCATAGTTAAAGTACATCATTTATGTTCAGCCATTAATTGCGTTGCATGCATGCATCGACTGATTGAGTAGGCCTCGTTCTCGGAATATCTATATTTTGCCTTACAAAGGCTCCACGCCATGTATATTCTCTTGATGTGGTATTGATAAGTTAAATTGATATTATTTAAAAGTGAAATGTACTTATCCCCAACTCCCCCTTTTCTAGTTACTTTTAAGCATTTATTTAAGCATTTATTTTGGTGATACTATGCTTTAAAAAACATTAAGTATGAGATCATTGGtgtgtgttatatatattataacctGGATTAATTCTATTGCATTACACACATTGTGCAGGATATATTTTTGTCTCTTCCTATGCACATCCATTAGCAATTAAAAAATACTGCCCTATGTAGTGAGTGTTGTTGAATTCTAATGATTGGACTAAAATTGTACTCTTGAAGGCATAAAACCCTTTTATATTCGTATTGTGTTAGCTGTCTGTTTATTAGTGTTGGTGCCACTGTGACATTTTTAAGTGTAAATCTGTATCTGGGAATTGTGGATAAACAGCAGTACTTGAAAGCATATGTGGATATTCAATTGCAGTACCAACCTCCTCCCAGAGGAGGAATCCACTTCGAGTCATGCGGTTTGGGCTCAACCTGTGTGTGCTTTGCTCTCCGGTGccagtggcaatctttaccaaggatcaacttcagtgctcggttgtctccaccaagtctgttcccaaacaatttgatttgctggttttaagcattacacTTTTAAAtggctctttgttgactgttgctgggtgctatcgtcctccatcagcaccggcctgtaccctacctgccctaagatCTTTCCTGGctccttacactaagtctgaatttgagtgcagtatataaagtcagaaaatctgctgtctcagccactgcctgtcaccaaaggAGTAAGGCTCAATCgtaggccccacactcttctcaatttacatcaacatcatagctcaggcagtaggaatcTCTCATCCacttatatgcagatgatacagtcttatactcagctggcccctccctggattttgtgttaaatgctctacaacaaagctttcttagtgtccaacaagttttctcttaaccttaaccttgttctgaacacctccaaaacaacgATCATTTGGTTTGGTTaaaagaatgcccctctccccacaggtgtgattactacctctgagggtttagagattgaggtagtcacctcatacaagtacttgggggtatggctagacggtacactgtccttctctcaagACATATCAAAGCTGCAAGCTAAAGCTACATCTAggcttggtttcctctattgtaatcgctcctctttcaccacagctgccaaactaaccctgattcagatgaccatcctacccatgctagattacggagacatcatttatagatcggaAGGCACGGGTGCCTTtaagcggctagatgttctttaccattcggccatcagatttgccaccaatgctccttatgggacacatcactgcactctatactcctctgtaaactggtcatctctgtatacccgtcgcaagacccattGGTTggtgcttatttataaaaccct
The genomic region above belongs to Oncorhynchus mykiss isolate Arlee chromosome 6, USDA_OmykA_1.1, whole genome shotgun sequence and contains:
- the LOC110526393 gene encoding cytochrome b5 — its product is MGEEMNENMINTNGAANSMGDVNHTAEKTTESDVKYYTLEEIKAQNMSKDTWLIIHDKVYNITSFLAEHPGGEEVLVEQAGADATESFEDVGHSTDARELLIQYYIGELHMDDRKKDGTKEEFITTGDGSSSWTTWLIPAIAAVVVGIMYRYYMLERKSS